One Nitrospira sp. genomic window, CAAAGCCACGGTGAAAGTGTTGCGGGATGGCCATGAACAAGAACTATCCGTCACGCTGGCCGAACTGCCGGATACCCAGCAGGTAGCCAAGGCGGAGATCGAATCCCCGGACCAGCCATTGGCGGGTCTCGCGGTGCAGGAGCTTGATCGGGAAACGGCTCAGGAACTGGGGCTCAAGGGAAAGATTCAGGGAGTCGTGGTCACCAATGTCGACCCGGAAAGCGAGGCGGAACGGGCCGGTTTGATGCCCGGTGACATCATCCGAGAAATTAACCGCAAGCCGGTGACATCCATGAAGGAGTTCGATCGGGCCGCATCCAGTCTCAAGAAAGGGCAAACCGTGCTGGTCTTGATCAACCGGCGCGGTGCATCCCTCTATCTGAGCGCGAAGATCTAAGCTCGAGCAGCGAAATGGAGCGGGTGCCGGTGAGCGCAGGCTTACCGGTAACCCGCTCCGGTCTTTTTGGGCATGAGCAACGCGGGAGAAGCGGAAGACGTGTGGGGCTTGTCGGCCTGGCCGACAGGCTGGGCAATCAGATCGTATCCGGCGACATCTGTCACCGTAACCGAAATGAAGTCACCCGGCTTGGCAACCCCGCGTTCACAATACACCACGCCGTCGATCTCAGGCGCCAAACCCTGATGCCTGGCTTCCAGCAGCCGATCCGATTCCTCAGACACCCCATCCACCAACACGTCGATGGTGCGGCCGAGGTAGTCACGGTTTTTGGATTCTGATATTGACTCCTGCAGAGCCAGCAGCTCATTGCGGCGTTCTTCCATCACCGCCTGGTCGACTTTGCGATCGAGATTCACGGCCGACGTGCCTTCCTCGTCAGAATAGAGGAAGACCGCCACGCGATCGAATTCCATATCGAGCACGAACTGCTTCAATTCTTCAAAGTGCGCATCGGTCTCACCGGGAAACCCGACGATAAAGGCGGTTCGAAAAAAGACGCCGGGAATTTTGGCTCGAATGCGTTCCACCAGTGTCGTGAGATGCTTACGGTCTCCCAGGCGATGCATGCGTTTGAGCATCCCGTCGCTGATGTGTTGGAGCGGCATGTCGAGATACTTGGTGATGCGCGCCTCACCGGCATACAGATCCAGCAACTCGTCCGTGACCTGCTGCGGATACAGATAGAAGGGCCGGATCCATCGCACATCGTCCACGGTGACCAACTCACGCAACAGGGTTGTAAGTCCCTGTTTGAGTCCAAGGTCCACCCCGTAGTTGATGGTGTCCTGGGAAATGAGGTTCAGCTCCTTCACCCCTTCTTTGGCCAAGCGCTTCGCCTCTGCCACGATCGATTCGATCGGGCGGCTGCGTTGCTTGCCGCGCATGATCGGAATCGCACAGAAGGCACAATTGCGGTTACAGCCTTCGGCGATTTTTAAGTAGGCGCTGTGCGGCGTGCCTAAACGGACGCGCGGCGTGTCGGCATCATAAAGATAGGGCGGCTGCCCGAGCCAGAGACGTTGCTGGCGGGCCTTTGGAGCCAACAGGCTGCGACAGATGTCTGCGATGCGTCCGAATTCACCGGTTCCGACCACACCATCCAACTCAGGGAGTTCCTTCAGCAGCTCGCCCTGATAACGCTGAGCCAAACAGCCGGCCGCGATCAAAACGCGACAAGAGCCGGACTTCTTGAGACGGCCATGTTCGATGATGCTATTGATCGATTCCTGCTTGGCCTCTTCAATAAAGCCGCAGGTATTGATGATGACCACTTCGGCGGCACGCGCATCGCCGGTCAGCTGGAACCCGCCGGCCACTAAGGTGCCGAGCATGACTTCGGAATCCACCTGGTTTTTTGAGCAACCCAGATTCACGAAGCCGATGGTGGGTTTCTTACGTTTCGCCCGTGAGGGAGTAATCAATGATGGAGCCATAACCGGTGAGTCTACGAGACGGCGGAAAAGTCTGTCAAACCAGGTCTCTTGCTATTCGTCCTGCCGCTATCCTAGATTGAGCGCATGATCCGGACCTTCCAAGGCATCAAGCCCACCGTTCCGCAATCCTGCTTCATCGAAGACACGGCAGTCGTGATCGGCGACGTCGTGATGGGCGAGGAGTGCAGTGCCTGGTTCCATGCCGTTATCCGCGGGGATGTGAATTACATTCGTATCGGGAACCGGACCAACGTGCAGGACCTCTGCATGTTGCATGTGACACATGACACCCATCCCCTCATCATCGGCGACGACGTCACCATCGGTCACAACGTCGTGCTACACGGCTGCACTATTCAGAACCGGGTGCTGGTCGGAATGGGCGCCATCATCATGGACGGCGCGGTGATCGGGGAAGACTCCGTCGTCGGCGCAGGAGCGCTCGTGACAGAAGGCACCATCGTTCCACCCAAGAGCCTCATCCTGGGATCACCGGCTAAGGTCAAACGTCCGGTGACCGAGCAGGAGCTCGCCTGGATACGGGAATCGGCACAGAACTATATCCGATATTCCCGCCAGTACCTCTCAGGACCGGATAAACCACGCCCGGGGTTTTGGGTTTAGCCGGCGCAATCCCAATCCACTGCAAGCCGCTCATCCGATCCGCATGAGACAAATGGGATCTCCGACGGTGGGTGAGGCGTATGTGCGCGGCTCAATCCGGTAAGGAATGCCTCGCCGGTGGCACCACTCGGCAACCCATACCGCCTCCTCAACCGTCGTGGTTACCAACCCGGGCACAGTCAATCGGCCCAGGCAACGATCGACCAATCGGGCCACCGTGCGTTGTTGCGTGACAAATTGTTTCGCATTGAACGTCACGGGATTTGCCCGTCCGTACGACAGCACTGATAATTCCGGGAAGCGCTCAGGATCATTCAGCACGCTGACCAGCCAGAGGTGATCCACCCGCTGTTTCACCGAACCAGCATCGTGATGCTGAAAGCGGATGGGGACTGCCCCACAGGCACGATTCAGAACCTGTACCTCCTGGCGCCGTAAATTGCAGGCCACCACGCGCCGATCCAACTCAAGGGTCTCCATCACCAGCGGCGGAATCTCCGCAACACCAGCCCCCACATAGAGACTGGCCCCACCCGGCTTGAGTCTGACCTTGAGCGCAGTGGCCACCTTCGTGCCGAGACGTTGACAGGGCCCCCGTTTCGCTGCCCAAAACTCATCGCCGCCTTCATCACAATAAATCGGGCCTAGCTGTGCATAGTCGAGCCGGGAAAATATCTCCTTGATCGCCCGCCTGGTAGCAGGGCCGACCGTCACACTCTTTCGCGCCATATTTCTCCATTCAGCGCCGACGCAGTCCTTGCCCTCAGTCCCGACAAGCCGGAACCAGAGGCCGTTCACATCGCTGTGGGTTGAGGTGCACCCGCGTGGTTGGTTACTGACTACGAGACGATCTCGGTTCCGATACCCTTGTGAGTAAAAATCTCCAGCAGAATGGCATGAGGCACGCGGCCGTCCACGATATGCGCTTTTCCGACGCCGCCGGCCAAGGCATCCAAACAGGCATGCACCTTCGGCAACATGCCTTCGCTAATGGTGCCGCGCTTCACCATGCGTTGCACATCCTTGCGGGAGACCGTGGAGAGATGACGGCCATTGGCATCCCGGATGCCCTTTACATCGGTCAACATCACCAGTTTTTCCGCCTTCAACGCCGCCGCGATCGCCCCAGCAACCAGGTCGGCATTGATGTTGTACGTATTGCCCTCCCGATCCGTGCCGATGGGCGCGATGACCGGAATGTAATGATCTTCCTGAAGCTTCAGCAGCAATGTGGGATCAATCGACTTCACGTCTCCGACAAACCCGAAATCCGCGTCGCGGTCTTCGACGTCGATATCCTTTTCGATGCTTTCCGCCCAGGCCTTGGCCGTCAAGGGCTTGGTCAACATCAAGCCGCCGTCTTTGCCGCTCAGTCCGACCGCCTGGCCCCCGTGTCGATTGAGTAGATCGACGATTTCCATGTTGATCCGGCCCGCGAGGACCATCTCCACAATTTCCATGGTCGCCGCATCCGTCACCCGCACGCCATGCTTAAACTTCGCTTCCATCCCCAATCGATCCAGCATCTGATCAATTTGTGGACCGCCGCCATGCACGACCACGGGGTTCAAGCCGACGTACTTCAGCAACACGACATTCTGTGCGAACCGCGCTTTGAGCGAGGCATCGGTCATCGCATGCCCCCCGTACTTGATGACCACAGTTTTTCCCTTGAACGTCCGGATATAGGGCAGCGCCTCGATCAGCACGTCGGCTTTCTTAATCAGTTTGTTCATGCGTCACTCCTCGCTCCCTGGCTGCGCCTACAAAATATAGCGGCTCAGGTCCTGATCCTTCACAATGTTCAGCAACCGTTCCTGTACATACGCGGCATCCACGACCACCGTCTTCTGCGGCAATTCCGACCCTTCGAACGAGACCTGTTCGAGCAGCCGCTCCATGATCGTAAACAGACGCCGGGCGCCGATGTTTTCTGTACGTTCGTTGACCTGCACCGCCGTAGCCGCAATTTCCGCCAAGCCATCTTCGGTAAACTCCACCGTGAGCCCTTCCGTCGCCATCAGCGCATGATACTGGCGCACCAACGCTCCTCGCGGTTCAGTCAGGATACGCACAAAGTCTTCTTTGGTGAGCGGCGCCAATTCGACACGTATGGGAAACCGGCCCTGCAGCTCGGGAATCAAATCCGATGGTTTGGCCACATGGAAGGCTCCCGCGGCAATGAAGAGGATATGGTCGGTCTGCACGGCCCCGTGTTTCGTGCTGACAGTCGATCCTTCCACAATCGGCAAGAGATCGCGTTGTACCCCTTCACGAGACACATCCGGGCCCATTGCGCGCTCACGACCGGCGATCTTGTCGATCTCGTCCAGAAAGACGATCCCGGTCTGCTCCACTTTGGTGATGGCCTCCCGCACCACCTCGTCCATATCGATCAGTTTCTGCGCTTCCTCCTGAGTCAGGTGCTTCAGGGCATCGGGAACCTTCATCACCCGTTTCTTTTTCTTGCCCTGGAACATGCCGCCCAGCATGTCGCGGAGGTTCCCTTCGAGATCTTCCATCCCGCCCGCATTCGAGATCACCCCGAGCGGCAATGCCCGTTCCTTGACCTCAACTTCGACGGACCGCTGATCCAGCTTGCCCTCGCGCAATTGCAAGCGCAGCTTCGAGCGCGTGGCGTCCGGCGATTCCGTTGACTCCGCAGCTTCGGCGCGCGAGCCGGCATGGTCGAATCCTGCCGAAGTCGAACGGGACGGCGCGCCGGGAAGCAGCAAGTCGAGCAGCCGCTCTTCCCCGAGCCGCGAGGCCTTCCCTTGCACATCTTCCAAATGTTTCGTCTTCACCAAACTGATCGCTTGTTCGGTGAGATCCCGAATGATGGATTCGACGTCCCGGCCGACGTAGCCGACCTCGGTAAACTTTGAGGCTTCCACTTTGATAAATGGCGCTTCCGCGAGTTTCGCCAACCGCCTGGCGATTTCAGTTTTACCGACACCGGTGGGGCCGATCATAATGATGTTCTTCGGCATGACTTCATCACGCAACTCTGGAGCCAGTTGTTGACGACGCCACCGGTTGCGCAGGGCAATCGCGACCATGCGCTTGGCATCCTGCTGGCCGATCACATAGCGATCCAGCGCCTCGACGATCTGCCGGGGCGTGAGACTATTCACATTGAGGGTGCGTGAAGTCGATTCGGTCGTCATGGCAGGCTGATCCTAACGCGTGAGCGATTCGATCACAATCTGTTGGTTGGTATAAATGTCGATTCCGCCGGCGATCATCAGCGATTCCCGAACAATCTGTTCGGCGGCCAGTTCGGAATGCGCCAGCAGGGCACGTGCGGAAGCCAAGGCATAGGGTCCGCCGGAACCGATCGCCAAAATGCCGTCCTCCGGCTCCACCACATCGCCGGTGCCGGAAATAATAAAAGAGTGATCGAGATCGGCCACCGCCAGCAATGCTTCCAAACGCCGCAAGACCCGATCGGTTCGCCAGTCTTTCGCTAATTCGACAGCGGCCCTGGTGAGGTTCCCGCGATATTCAGCCAGTTTGGCTTCAAACTTCTCAAACAGCGTAAAGGCATCGGCCGTGGCACCGGCGAAACCGGACAACACCGTATCGTTATGCATACGGCGCATTTTCCTGGCGTTATGCTTCATGACGGTGGTGCCGACGGTGACTTGTCCGTCACATCCCATCGTCACCTGATTGCCCCGTCTCACACATAAAACGGTCGTCGATCGAATCTTCATCGCGAGCCCTTCTGCTTGTTCGCCGCTCCCGCTTCCCCGGCAGTGTTGGCACGGGGGTGCGTGCGATCGTATAACGCGAGTAGCTGGTCCGTCGCAAGATGGGTATATTTCTGTGTCGTACTCAGCGAGACGTGCCCCAACATTTCCTGAATCGCGCGGAGATCAGCCCCTTCATCAAGCAAATGCGTGGCAAATGAGTGTCGTAGCGTGTGCGGATGAATCGCCCCTCCGACAAGCTGCTGGGAATACTTGGCCACAATGCGCGCAACCGTTCTGGTGGTCAAACGACCTCCGCGACGATTGCGAAAGACGGCCCCTGTATCAGAAGCACGCCTGAGGGACGCGGGAGACGCAGCGCCAACTTGCGCATGGTACGCCTCGATGGCCTCAAGGGCGAGGCGGCTAATAGGGATGATGCGTTCCTTTTGTCCCTTGCCGCGAACACGCACGACACCTTCACTTCGAGAGAGATCTTCACAATTCATCCCGACCAACTCACTGACGCGCGCACCGGTCGCATAGAGAGTTTCGAGAATGGCACGATCCCGCAACATGTCCGGCTGCGGCCCGTCAGGAAACTCCATCAGAGCAGCGGCATCATCCTTCGTCAGAACCTGAGGAAGTGGTTTGGGAAGTTTCGGCGCGTGCACCTCCTCTGCCGGATTCACCTGCAGACGACCGACACGCACCAGATAGCGAAAGAAACTGCGCAGGCAGGCCACTTTTCTCGCCAAGGAGGTTTTTTTGTCCCCCTGGCGATCTCGGGCGGCGAGAAACTCACGAATTAACGCCGAATTGACCGACTCAAGTGGCAACACACCACGAGCATTCAATACCGTGCCGGCAAAGGCCTGAAACTGAGCCAGATCGGAAGCATACGCACGAACGGTCTGAGGAGATGCGCCGTCCTGCACCAGCAGGACGTCTAGGAAATCCCGGACTGCGCGATCCATGCGTCAAAATCCTCGACGGCTCGTTGCTGGATGAGACGCCGCTTCTGATCCTTGTCACGCGTCTTGACGGAGACAGGCGGAAACAGGCCGAAGTTCGTATTCATCGGCTGAAAATGTGCCGGATCACTTTTCGTAAGATGCGCAATCAGGCACCCGTGCGCGCTGGTGGGTGGCGGCGTGACAAGTGGTTGACCGGCCAGGCCTCGCGCCGCATTGATGCCGGCGATCCCTCCCATCGCGGCGGACTCGGTATACCCTTCTACTCCCACCAATTGTCCGGCGAAAAACACGGTGCCGCGGCTCTTCAACTGCAAGGTCT contains:
- the argB gene encoding acetylglutamate kinase; amino-acid sequence: MNKLIKKADVLIEALPYIRTFKGKTVVIKYGGHAMTDASLKARFAQNVVLLKYVGLNPVVVHGGGPQIDQMLDRLGMEAKFKHGVRVTDAATMEIVEMVLAGRINMEIVDLLNRHGGQAVGLSGKDGGLMLTKPLTAKAWAESIEKDIDVEDRDADFGFVGDVKSIDPTLLLKLQEDHYIPVIAPIGTDREGNTYNINADLVAGAIAAALKAEKLVMLTDVKGIRDANGRHLSTVSRKDVQRMVKRGTISEGMLPKVHACLDALAGGVGKAHIVDGRVPHAILLEIFTHKGIGTEIVS
- a CDS encoding PDZ domain-containing protein; this encodes KATVKVLRDGHEQELSVTLAELPDTQQVAKAEIESPDQPLAGLAVQELDRETAQELGLKGKIQGVVVTNVDPESEAERAGLMPGDIIREINRKPVTSMKEFDRAASSLKKGQTVLVLINRRGASLYLSAKI
- the rimO gene encoding 30S ribosomal protein S12 methylthiotransferase RimO: MAPSLITPSRAKRKKPTIGFVNLGCSKNQVDSEVMLGTLVAGGFQLTGDARAAEVVIINTCGFIEEAKQESINSIIEHGRLKKSGSCRVLIAAGCLAQRYQGELLKELPELDGVVGTGEFGRIADICRSLLAPKARQQRLWLGQPPYLYDADTPRVRLGTPHSAYLKIAEGCNRNCAFCAIPIMRGKQRSRPIESIVAEAKRLAKEGVKELNLISQDTINYGVDLGLKQGLTTLLRELVTVDDVRWIRPFYLYPQQVTDELLDLYAGEARITKYLDMPLQHISDGMLKRMHRLGDRKHLTTLVERIRAKIPGVFFRTAFIVGFPGETDAHFEELKQFVLDMEFDRVAVFLYSDEEGTSAVNLDRKVDQAVMEERRNELLALQESISESKNRDYLGRTIDVLVDGVSEESDRLLEARHQGLAPEIDGVVYCERGVAKPGDFISVTVTDVAGYDLIAQPVGQADKPHTSSASPALLMPKKTGAGYR
- a CDS encoding tyrosine recombinase XerC, with product MDRAVRDFLDVLLVQDGASPQTVRAYASDLAQFQAFAGTVLNARGVLPLESVNSALIREFLAARDRQGDKKTSLARKVACLRSFFRYLVRVGRLQVNPAEEVHAPKLPKPLPQVLTKDDAAALMEFPDGPQPDMLRDRAILETLYATGARVSELVGMNCEDLSRSEGVVRVRGKGQKERIIPISRLALEAIEAYHAQVGAASPASLRRASDTGAVFRNRRGGRLTTRTVARIVAKYSQQLVGGAIHPHTLRHSFATHLLDEGADLRAIQEMLGHVSLSTTQKYTHLATDQLLALYDRTHPRANTAGEAGAANKQKGSR
- the hslU gene encoding ATP-dependent protease ATPase subunit HslU: MTTESTSRTLNVNSLTPRQIVEALDRYVIGQQDAKRMVAIALRNRWRRQQLAPELRDEVMPKNIIMIGPTGVGKTEIARRLAKLAEAPFIKVEASKFTEVGYVGRDVESIIRDLTEQAISLVKTKHLEDVQGKASRLGEERLLDLLLPGAPSRSTSAGFDHAGSRAEAAESTESPDATRSKLRLQLREGKLDQRSVEVEVKERALPLGVISNAGGMEDLEGNLRDMLGGMFQGKKKKRVMKVPDALKHLTQEEAQKLIDMDEVVREAITKVEQTGIVFLDEIDKIAGRERAMGPDVSREGVQRDLLPIVEGSTVSTKHGAVQTDHILFIAAGAFHVAKPSDLIPELQGRFPIRVELAPLTKEDFVRILTEPRGALVRQYHALMATEGLTVEFTEDGLAEIAATAVQVNERTENIGARRLFTIMERLLEQVSFEGSELPQKTVVVDAAYVQERLLNIVKDQDLSRYIL
- a CDS encoding gamma carbonic anhydrase family protein, producing MIRTFQGIKPTVPQSCFIEDTAVVIGDVVMGEECSAWFHAVIRGDVNYIRIGNRTNVQDLCMLHVTHDTHPLIIGDDVTIGHNVVLHGCTIQNRVLVGMGAIIMDGAVIGEDSVVGAGALVTEGTIVPPKSLILGSPAKVKRPVTEQELAWIRESAQNYIRYSRQYLSGPDKPRPGFWV
- the hslV gene encoding ATP-dependent protease subunit HslV; protein product: MKIRSTTVLCVRRGNQVTMGCDGQVTVGTTVMKHNARKMRRMHNDTVLSGFAGATADAFTLFEKFEAKLAEYRGNLTRAAVELAKDWRTDRVLRRLEALLAVADLDHSFIISGTGDVVEPEDGILAIGSGGPYALASARALLAHSELAAEQIVRESLMIAGGIDIYTNQQIVIESLTR